Genomic window (Nitrosophilus kaiyonis):
CAAAAGTACAGGCATAGTTGAAAGCCCAAAAATAAGCATAACTATTGCACCCCAAAAAGGGCTACCAGTTGCTGCAGCACTTGCTGCAAAAAAGTAGACAAGCCCACAAGGCAAAAAACCATTTAACATACCTAAAAAGAAAAAGCTTGGTAAACTTTTTGAGTGAATTAATTTTGAAAAAAGATTTCTAAAAAATTGAAATTTTGTTAATGAGATCTCTATCGAAGTTAGAAATTTTGAATTACCGGTTAATGAAATTGCCATTAGTAGCATAAAAATTCCAACTAAAATATATAAACTTCCATGAGTAGTTTTTGAAATTAGTAATATTGAACCTAAAAGTCCAAAAACTGCTCCAATAATCATATATGAAAAAATTCTACCAAAGTTATAAACAAGATGAGCTATAAGCTGAGTAGTTTTATTAAAAGAAGAATCAATCTTAGCAGTACTATAAGCTATAACAAAACCTCCACACATACCTATGCAATGACCAAGACTCCCTAAAAAAGCCACAGTTATAATACTTAAAACATCAATTGTTTCTATGTTTTATCCTTAGTTAAAAAAGTTAAGTGGTCGAGTGGTTAAGTTGTCAAGTTGTTAGTTAGTTAAGTAGTTGAGTGGTTTAACAGCTCAACTACTCAACTATTTTAACCTTTTTAACTACTTAACGCTTTTATTATATCAAAATCTAAAATCTAAATTAGCATATATAAATCTACCAGGTTCATTAATCAATAGTGGAGTTGCACCCCCAATTAATGACCTTCCTGCATATGTATTATTAACAGCATAAGTTTTATCAAAAAGATTATCAACTCCAATATTTAAATCTATATTTTCTTTTAAACTTTTTGAAGCTTTTAAATTAACAACTCCCCAGCTTCCAATCTCTCTTTCACCATTATCTTCATCATAGTTTTTATATTTAGCTGAAGCCAAAACTTCAACTCTTGCAAAATATTCACCATTATCATAATTTAAAGCAACTCTACCTTTAAGAGGCGGTATTTGTGCCAAATCTTTATCTTTTTGGGTATCAGTTGGTTGAGTATCTTTTTTGCCTCTTTGATAAGCTACTCCTGCTTCTAAGCTAAACTCATCAGTTAACATACTCATTATTGAAATATCGCCACCATAAATATGTGCATCAATATTAGCCCATGTTAATTTACTCCCGCCACCTCCATTAGATATTTTATAAGCATATATATAATCTTTTAAATCGCTATAAAATCCAGTAATTTTAATAGATGTATCACCTATTAATCTTTCATATCCAAGATCTACTTCTCTGTTTTTTGTCTCTTTTAAATCTGGATTTCCCTGTCTTACCCAACCACCTTTTGAAGGATTGTATGCAATAAAATAAAGCTCTTGCGCATCTGGTACTCTTATACCTTGTCCAATAGCAAAATAGATAGATGATTCATCATCTATCATATATTTTGCAACAATATTTGCACTAAAATTATTAAAATCATTTTCATCTTTATCTTTAAAATAGTTTTGTATCGCTGCATTTGAAGCAATAGTAGGATCATCTAAATTGTTTGCTTTTACATTAGTTTTATCATACCTTGCTCCAAATTTTAAAGTTAAATTATCTATCTTTTTAACTGCCTTTACAAAAATGGCTCTATTTTTTGTATCAACATCTGGAATTCTGACCTGCTTAACTGTCTCATCTGGTTCTCTTAAACATTTTCCATCCCAATTTCTTAGACTTCCATCAATTCCAACTTTCCATAAAATATCAGCTGCATTAAAACTATTTTCAAGTTTTATACCTTTTATATTGCTTCTTACTCTATGAGTCCTATAAAGCATAGGATTATTTGAAGCTTCCCTAAATTCTGTTCCCATATCATGTTTAACATCTGAATAGTATGTTTTTAAAGTAAGTTTTTTTGAAAATTTTGCAATATTTAAAATTGAATATTCTAAATTTGCCATAGTTGTTTCATCAAGCTGTGCATCCATCTGAAATGCAGGATATAGCACATCGGTTGCTTTATCTTTATATAAACTAAGTCTTAATTCTTGATTATCTGTAGGATTTACTAAAAATTTTGTCCATAAGCTTCTTCTTTCATATGCCTTTTTGTCTTTGTACTCTTTTTTATATCTATTTTTATCTGTCTGTGATAGTTGATCCCACTGCTGCTCTACTAATGTTTTTCCATCACCATCTTTATATTGGTCACTTTCCTCTCCACTTATCCCTATTAAAGCTTTAATCTTTTCATCTCCAGCCTCACCTATAAAGCTAGCCTTTTTATAGCCATAACTTCCACCTATCAAAGAAAATGTTGCACTTTTTCCAATTTTAGGATCTTTTGTTTTAACGTCAACACTTCCACCCATACTTCCAAAATTTTCAACATCAAAAGGCCCCTCTTTTATACTAACTTTTTCTATTTGTGCAGCAGATATATGCATAGCTGGAGGATCCATTCTATTTGGACATCCTCCATAAATTTTAGCTCCATCAATTAAAACATTTACATCATCTTTTTTAAATCCTCGTAAAATCAAATCATTTCCAATAGCACTTGCTCTAACAAGATTGATTTCAGGTATATTTTCAAACAAAATCTCGCCTAAATCTTGCTGTCTTGTAAATTTTACTTCACTTTTGTCAACTTCGCTACTTTTAGGCACTTCTGTTCTTATCTCTTCTTCTATAGTAACCTTTTCTACCTGTATTGTTTCTGCTAAAAGAAAAGAAGATAAAACAAGGGAAAGATAAAAAGCTTTTTTCATTAGTCACTCCTAAGAAATAATTTGTAAAATTATTCCATAGGAGTGTTAAATATGTATTAATTAAATTTTTAAGTAGAATTTAATCTTTTTTGCAACGAAGAAGTTCTATGCTTTTTATATTTTGAAGTCTCTCTTCAAGCAGTTCTAGCTCTTTTATATTTTTTTCACACTCTTTTTTTAAATTCTCTTTTTTTTCTTGTAAAATTTTTATCTGCTTTTCAATTTGCTCTAAAGGTATAGCACAATTTTTTGCAGCTTTTTCCTCTTTTTCTAATACCCATTCTGTCATTTTTCTAATAAACTCAAGCATAACTATTCCTTATATTTTTGCCATTGTTACCCAACGACTAGTATTTGAACTTTTTAATTTATGGTACTCATCCATAAGTTTATATATAACTTTTTTTGTATCATCTTCAAAATTTTCACAATTTACTATAGATACTTTTGATGTATTAACAAATATACTATTTTTTTCAATCAATTTAACAAGCCTTCCTGAAAATGCAAAAGCTCCTTCAATATCAGTATCTTGACAAATAAGAATATGAAGATTTTTGTTATCATAAACTCTCATTAAAATATCTGTATCTCTTTTATTATCTTTCAAAAAAGAAAACATATCAGGATTTTCTGACTCAACAAGAACTAAACTAAAGCCAATATTGTAATCTTCCAATCTATATAAAAGTATCTCAACATAATTTGATAAAAGAAACTTTAATCTATCATAAAGTTTAAACATCTCATCAGACAATATTAGTTTTTCGTTAAAATTTACTCTTAAATTTTTCATGATCTATTCCTATGTTCTAAAATCATATCAACAAACTCTTTAAAGATATATCTACTATCATGAGGTCCAGGACTTGCTTCTGGATGGTGCTGAACTGAAAAAATTGGAGTATTTTTATACTTTAATCCTTCAATTGTATTATCAAAAAGATTTTTATGTGTAATTTCGGCAATTTGGCTTATCTCTTGGGGAACATTATAATTATGGTTTTGGGCTGTTATTTCTACTTTTTTTGTTTTTTCATTTCTAACTGGATGGTTTCCCCCATGATGACCAAATTTTAGTTTAAATGTTGGATATCCATGAGAGATTGATAAAAGCTGATGCCCTAAACAGATACCAAACATTGGTATTTTAGCTTCAATAAGTTTTTTTATTTTTTCATGAATATCTTTTAATATTAGTGGATCTCCTGGACCATTTGATAAAAAAATTCCATCAATTTCTTTGTTTTCATACCTTTTTATTAAATCTTTTTCATCAAAATCTTGTGGAATAACTTCTACTTCTAAACCAGCTTCACAAAGATTATTTAAAATATTTCTTTTTACTCCAAAGTCAATTGCCACAATTTTAGCTTTTGAAGGTGGAGCAGGATTGTATGAAAAAACTCTTGCATCATATATGCCTTGATTATGAATATAAGACTTTTTAGTACTTACCTCTTTTATATAATTTATCTCTTCTATTCTTGGTGAGCTTTCTAAAATCTTTTTTAACTCCTCTTTATCATTAATCTCAGTTGAGGCTATCATCATCTGATTGCCACTATCTCTTAATACTTTTGTTAAAAATCTTGTATCAATATCACAAATACCCATAACATCATATCTTTTTAATAGTTCATCTAAACTCTCTTTTCCTCTGAAATTTGAAAATCTTTTCTGATAATTTCTAACTATGATTCCTTTTGCATATGCACTGACACTTTCCATATCCTCTTCATTAACACCAACATTACCGATTTCTGGCATTGTAAAAGTAACAAATTGTCCTGCATAACTTGGATCAGTAATAATCTCTTGATATCCTGTCATAGAAGTATTAAAAACAATCTCACCAACTTTAGTTCCAATGCTTCCGAAACTTTTTCCCTCTAAAAAGATTCCATTTTCAAGATATATCCAGACTTTTTTCAACTTTTACCCTTTCTTGTTATGTTGGTCAATAGTCATTGGTCATTAGTCATTAGTAAAGCGCTAAATTTTTAAGTAACACTTTTGCTAAATCCTACTAATGACTTAATGACTTAATTTAATCACAGCATTCCTCTTTTTTTAAGTTCCTCTTCATACATCTTTTGAAATACAAGTTCAAACTCTTCAGAACCTGGAATAAGTTTTCTTTTATAGTGAGAAATTCTCTCAAGTACTATATCTTCTATCTCTTCAAACATTTTTATATAATCAACAATTGCATTATATATTATATTTTTAACTTTATTTTCTGGTACATTGTATCTAATAAGATCTTCTTCATAAAGTTTATCCAATATTTTATGCGCCAAATGGTTAAATCTATCCTCAAAATTTAAAATAACATCATATTCTGGAGCCAATCTTTTTTTAATCATCCAAAAGAGCTGCTTTGGATCTGCAAGCATATATTCTATCTCATCTTCATTTTCTTCTATTATCTCTTTTACATGCTCCTCTAAAGCTTTTTCTTTTTTAAGATCCTCTTCTATAACTTCTTGTGCGGCTTTTGCAACTGGCTCAACCCCTTTAGTTAAAGTTACAAAACCGCTTTTTGCTAAATCAATAGCAATTTTATTGGCTACATATGGCGCATGAGGCAGTCTAAGTCTCATAAAAACTCCTATATATTAATTTAGAAATGCCCTTAATAGATTTTTTATCTTAAAATAGTATCTTTTCTATCTGGACTTGTTGAAATAATAGAAACTTTAGTTTGAGTTAACTCTTCTATAATTTCAATGTACTCTTTTGCTTCAATCGGCAGGTCTTTAAAATCTTTTATACCTTCAACACTCTCCCATCCATCTAATTCTTGATAAATTGGTTTTACATTTTCTAAATCACTTGGAACAAAATCTATTTTCTCACCCTCATACTCATACTCTGTGCATATTTTAATCTTTTCAAAGCCATCTAATACATCTAGTTTCATAATAGCTAATTCATCACAACCATTTAATCTACAAGCATATTTTGCCGCCACCGCATCAAACCAGCCACATCTTCTTGCTCTTCCTGTAGTTGTACCAAATTCAGCTCCTTGTTTTCTTAACTTTTCTCCATCTTCTGTAAAATCTTCTGTAGGGAAAGGCCCATTTCCAACTCTTGTACAGTAAGCTTTTGCTATACCTATTACTTTTCCTATATCTTTAGGAGATAATCCAAGTCCACTACAAGCCCCAGCAGCAATAGTATTTGAACTTGTAACATAAGGATAAGTTCCATGGTCGATATCAAGCATGCTTCCTTGAGCACCTTCTAATAAAATTTTATGCTCATCTAACTCCATAATTTCCCATAAATAATTTGTAACATCTGCAACATATGGCAACAGTTTTTCTCTATACTCTTCTAACTCTTTTTTTAATTCCAAACTTGATGGAATTTTGATATCTAAAGCTTTAAAATAGGCTTCATTTGCCCTAAAATAGTCTTCAATCTTTTCTAAAAGTTTATCTATATCTTTTAATTCTCCAATTCTATGGCCATTTCTACTGATTTTATCGCTATATGCTGGGCCAATACCTCTGCCAGTAGTACCAATAGCATTTTTGCCTCTGAGTTTTTCTCTTGCTTTATCTATTAGTTCATGATATTTAAAAATAATATGAGCTTTATCACTTATCAAAAGTCTTCCATCAAGATCATCAAACTGCTCCATCTCTTTTAAAAGTGCCTCTGGACTTACAACAACTCCATTTCCTATAATGTTTGTAGCTTTTGGATTTAAAATACCAGATGGTATAAGATGTAAAGCTATTTTTTTCCCATTTACAACTATTGTATGCCCTGCATTATGACCACCTTGATATCTACATACAATATCATAATCTTGTGCAAGTAGATCTACAATTTTTCCTTTTCCCTCATCTCCCCATTGAATTCCAACAATCAAATCTGCTTTCATTTAATGCCCTTATCCTCTAAAATTTCTATTAAATTATCTGTATATAGCGCAAAACCTGCAGCTTCTAAATTTTCACTTTTATAGTTTCCACCTTTGCAAAGAGTCATATTTTTTTCAATAAATCTAAAAAATAGATCATCATAATATCTCATTTTTGCATAATATAAAGGTGCGATAATAATTTTTTCATACTCTATAAAATCACAAAGCTCTTTCATTTTTAAAAGTTCATCCTCAATTTTTTGAGGAATTTCACCTATTAAATCATCAATTTGGTCTGGCTTTTTAATATATATTAGTTTTTTTATCCACTCCTCACCAACAGACAAAAGATATTCAATATTTGCGCTTTTTAAAACATCTAGAGGAATGTTATAATCTTCATTTAATATTTTTGCAATTTTAATATTTGATATTTGCAAAAGTGGTTTGATTTTTAACTCATCAAACAAAGAGAGTACAATTTTTAAAATTTCTTGAGATTTTGAGCTTCCAAGAAGCTCAGCACCTATTTGATTATATTCATATGTTGGATATCTAAAAACGCTTTGAATATAGAACCATTTTTTATGTGTAGTACTTCTTCCAAGTCTCTTTGTTATGATTCTTATCACATCTATTGTTGAATCAGCTCTTAATGAGATATCTCTGTTAAACTCATCATTTATTCTAATAAGCTCTTTTTTATCTTCTATACTAAAATTTTGATGATAAGAAAAGATTGGAGTCACTATCTCTTCATATCCATTTTTATATAAAATTTCACTTGCTCTATTTTCTATATCTCTTTTTAATTTTGCACTTTTACCAAAATATAATCTACTCCCTTTTGGTATCTCATGTTCATAAATCATAAATTATTCCCCAAAATATAGCTCATTAAAAATTTTATTTGCTTTGCCTGTATATTCAATTCTTCCTAATTCACTCATTGCTAACTCAATAGCATTGACTACCCAAGCAGCTTCATATGCTTTAATTATTCCCATATGGTTAATTCTAAAGAGTTTTCCTTTTAAATGTTCTTGGCCACCAGCTATATTGACTTCATATTTTGATTTTAAAATTTTTCTTATTTTTTCTGCATCCTCATCAATAACAGCAGTCATTGCATTTGCAGGCTTTTTAGGATATATTTTTAATCCAATAGCTTCTAAAGCTACTCTTGTAGCTGTAGCTCTTCTATCAGTTAAATCATAAAGTGTATCAAGACCTAATTCAAAAATATTATTTAACATCTCTTTTAGGCCAATTATTAATGTAGTTGCTGCTGTATAGGCAGTTGTTCCTTCTCTTTGTTTTTTTAATTCGCTTGCCATATTAAAATAAAACCCTTTTCCTTTGCCTATTTTTTCAATAGCTCTGCTACTTAATCCAACAATTGAAAGTCCTGGTGGTAGCATCAATGCTTTTTGGCTTCCAGTAATTAAAGCATCAATATTTGTTACATCTATAGGCTCAACTCCTACTGCAGTAATACCATCAGCTACTATCATAATCTCTGGTCTAATTGCTTTTACTTCTCTTGCAATATCTTCAATAGGATGTCTAAGCCCTCCAGAGCTTTCACAAATTTGAACAAATAGTGCATCAATACTGCTATCATTTTTAACTGCTTCTACAACTTCACCTACATCTGCTGGCGTATCCCACTCATAAGTTAATTCTTTAAAAGGGATATTGAAAGCTGAACATATTTTTGAAAATCTTTCACCAAATTTACCAGCATTAATTGTTAAAGCTTTCTTATGACATAGATTTGTAACACAAGCTTCCATTGCCCCAGTTCCAGTTGAGGCAAACATTAAAACCTCATCTGTTTTTAATAGATTAAAAAGCAGTTCTCTTGTGCTTTTAAAAATTTCTGTAAATTCAGGTGTTCTATGGTGTATAGTCTCTTTTGCCATTGCAGCTCTAACATTTTCTAAAACAGGAGTAGGACCTGGTGTAAAAAGAAGCATATTTTTTTCCTTTTAATAAAAAAATTACACATAAAGCAAGATAGTATATCAAATGAAGGATTAAATTGTGTTTATGAAGATTTAAAAAGTTAGTAGGTTAAGTGGGAAGTTAAGCAAAGAGCAAGAGCTCTTTACTTAACTTCAATTTTTTTAACGTTTTCTTTTTCTTCAACTTTTGGAATTGTTAGATGTAAAACACCATCTTCAACTTTTGCTTCTATTTTTTCAGCATCTGCATCATTTGGAAGTGTAAATCTTCTTTCAAACTTACCAAAGAAGCTTTCAGTTCTTATATAACCTTTATCTTTTTCCTCTTTTTTAAATTTTCTCTCACCAGAAATTGATAAAACATTGTCTTTTACTTCTACTTTAATATCCTCTTTTTTAACACCAGGAAGATCAACTTCTACATAATAAGCTTTTTCATCCTCTTTTTCATTAACTGCTGGAGCCCAAACTGTCTCTTTTGTAGGTGCTGGAACTGCTGCTCTTTCTAAATCAAGCATACTAGAGATTCTTTTTTCAATATCTCTTAACTCTTTGAATGGATCAATCATTGGTAACATAGTCACCTCCTTTTTATAATTTAGTCAATGTAATTATATCAAGTTTAGTCTATTATTGTCAAGTTTATTATATTTTATAAACTTAATTATTCTTCTATAACTCTGCCTATCTTTTTGTATAGATTCCAATAATATTCAACAAACATTGCAACTTTTTTATCTTTTGATGTATAAAAATTTCCTTTTTTAATCACAAATCTATCCAAAAAATCTTTTGGGTCTCTTTTTTCAAGATAAAAATCTCTTACAAGTTCTTTATAAACTGAAAAATACCACTCTTTTAAATCTTCATATTTTGATTTTGTAATATTAACTTTTAATTTTTTATCAAATTCAAAAATTTTAGTATCAAAAAGAGCTTGAAGATGCAAAAGCGCTTCAATATAATATGGCAACACCTCCGGTGTCTCTCTCCAAGATATAAGTGAAACTGCTCTTTGAATATTATCTTGAAGAACATATTCCCATAAATCTTCCTCTTCAAACATAAAAAATGATATAAGTCCCCCTGTTGTTGCTTTAAACTCTTCAACATTTTTAAATTGTCCGGATCTATTCATCAAAGCTTCACTATTTTCATCCATCCAAAGAATATGTCCATATTCATGACCAATAGTTGTAATATCATATACTTTATGCCAAATATCTTCATTTTTCAAAATCTGCCTAAATTTTTTTGTTAACTCTTTACCAAATACCTCTTTTGTTATTTTCATTGGAGGTTTGGATTTTTGGCTCTCATATATCATATCAGCATATGCAAAAATCTTTTTTCCACACTCCTTTGAGACTTTTTCATCATTTGGTACAACTTGTGCGCTAAACAGCCCATTAAATTCAGCTCCATACCAAAATAGTGGCCTTCCAATATAAAGCTGAACACGATTTAAATTTTCAAGACTATTTTTAAAAATAGATTCATTTTGCTTATCTGTATCAAGATAGAGTTTTTTAAAAGCAGCCTCTATATAGTTTTTTCTTTTATTTGTTTTAAATTTTGGATTTATAATTCTTATATCCCACTCTAACGCTACCGCTTTTCTATAATGATCCTCATAATATTCAAGAGGATGACCTATCTGTATAGGAGAGGTTATCTTCATCCAAGCTCTATCAACTTCAGCCCATTTAGGGATAAGTTTATCTGGGTCTTTTTCCAAAAAGGCTTCTTTCATTTTTATTAAATAATCTACCCATTCATCTTCCAATCCAAAAATTTCATCTTTTAATTTTTTAAGCTCATATATAAATTCATCTATTCTTTTAACTACATTTTTAACCTCATCTTCAAAAGCCTCTGCATAAGAGAGTCTTTCAAACTTGCCATTATTGATTCTCAAAACAGAATAAGATCTATCACCAATTTCACCCTCATGTCCCATATCCAATAGATTTTTTTCATTTAAAAGTTCAAATATTTTTTCTTCATCTCCATTAAAAAGTCTATAAAGCTCTCTATTAACTCCATTTACAATTTGAGCCATCCAAGAAGATTGCCAAGAGCTCATCTCTTTACCAACTTGATGGGTATGATAAATTATAGCTCTATAAAATTTTGTTAAAAGATTTTCTTTTTCTATTTTTTCTATAATTTTCTCAAATCTTTTTATATAAAAATCTGCTACCCAAAGATAGGCTTTCTCTTTAGCTTTTATAATATCTTCCTCATCAAATCCACTATCTTTCATAACAATAGTTAAACTATCTTCTCTTAAATTTACTATTCTATAAACAGCAGCTAATCTTGATTGATTATCTATAGGAAGATTTAAAAGGGTTAAAAACTCATCAATAACTATTTCAAGATCGATAAGTTTTGTATCAATTATGCTTTTTTTCGTATCAAAAATATCATAAAATCTCTCTAACTCTTTTTGCTCATTTTCTACTATTTCATACAGTTTTTGTAAATCTTTATAAAACTTTTCTTTCAAATTATTTCCTTTTTGTTTTACATTAGTCATTAGTCACTGGTCATTAGGAATTGATTTTTCCTTCAGCCTTCAACCTTCAACCTTATATCTTCTCCACTATACAACTATACCCCTATTCCACTTTTACTAATGACCTTTAAAATCATCTTTGCA
Coding sequences:
- a CDS encoding sulfite exporter TauE/SafE family protein, which codes for MAFLGSLGHCIGMCGGFVIAYSTAKIDSSFNKTTQLIAHLVYNFGRIFSYMIIGAVFGLLGSILLISKTTHGSLYILVGIFMLLMAISLTGNSKFLTSIEISLTKFQFFRNLFSKLIHSKSLPSFFFLGMLNGFLPCGLVYFFAASAAATGSPFWGAIVMLIFGLSTMPVLLGLGTVAGFLNSSTFRKYMVKLASFVIALYGIYMIYKGYWFIFDPNASIHTCH
- a CDS encoding DUF507 family protein gives rise to the protein MRLRLPHAPYVANKIAIDLAKSGFVTLTKGVEPVAKAAQEVIEEDLKKEKALEEHVKEIIEENEDEIEYMLADPKQLFWMIKKRLAPEYDVILNFEDRFNHLAHKILDKLYEEDLIRYNVPENKVKNIIYNAIVDYIKMFEEIEDIVLERISHYKRKLIPGSEEFELVFQKMYEEELKKRGML
- the carA gene encoding glutamine-hydrolyzing carbamoyl-phosphate synthase small subunit, whose translation is MKKVWIYLENGIFLEGKSFGSIGTKVGEIVFNTSMTGYQEIITDPSYAGQFVTFTMPEIGNVGVNEEDMESVSAYAKGIIVRNYQKRFSNFRGKESLDELLKRYDVMGICDIDTRFLTKVLRDSGNQMMIASTEINDKEELKKILESSPRIEEINYIKEVSTKKSYIHNQGIYDARVFSYNPAPPSKAKIVAIDFGVKRNILNNLCEAGLEVEVIPQDFDEKDLIKRYENKEIDGIFLSNGPGDPLILKDIHEKIKKLIEAKIPMFGICLGHQLLSISHGYPTFKLKFGHHGGNHPVRNEKTKKVEITAQNHNYNVPQEISQIAEITHKNLFDNTIEGLKYKNTPIFSVQHHPEASPGPHDSRYIFKEFVDMILEHRNRS
- a CDS encoding pyridoxal-phosphate-dependent aminotransferase family protein → MLLFTPGPTPVLENVRAAMAKETIHHRTPEFTEIFKSTRELLFNLLKTDEVLMFASTGTGAMEACVTNLCHKKALTINAGKFGERFSKICSAFNIPFKELTYEWDTPADVGEVVEAVKNDSSIDALFVQICESSGGLRHPIEDIAREVKAIRPEIMIVADGITAVGVEPIDVTNIDALITGSQKALMLPPGLSIVGLSSRAIEKIGKGKGFYFNMASELKKQREGTTAYTAATTLIIGLKEMLNNIFELGLDTLYDLTDRRATATRVALEAIGLKIYPKKPANAMTAVIDEDAEKIRKILKSKYEVNIAGGQEHLKGKLFRINHMGIIKAYEAAWVVNAIELAMSELGRIEYTGKANKIFNELYFGE
- a CDS encoding ATP phosphoribosyltransferase regulatory subunit; the protein is MIYEHEIPKGSRLYFGKSAKLKRDIENRASEILYKNGYEEIVTPIFSYHQNFSIEDKKELIRINDEFNRDISLRADSTIDVIRIITKRLGRSTTHKKWFYIQSVFRYPTYEYNQIGAELLGSSKSQEILKIVLSLFDELKIKPLLQISNIKIAKILNEDYNIPLDVLKSANIEYLLSVGEEWIKKLIYIKKPDQIDDLIGEIPQKIEDELLKMKELCDFIEYEKIIIAPLYYAKMRYYDDLFFRFIEKNMTLCKGGNYKSENLEAAGFALYTDNLIEILEDKGIK
- a CDS encoding Hsp20/alpha crystallin family protein, with protein sequence MLPMIDPFKELRDIEKRISSMLDLERAAVPAPTKETVWAPAVNEKEDEKAYYVEVDLPGVKKEDIKVEVKDNVLSISGERKFKKEEKDKGYIRTESFFGKFERRFTLPNDADAEKIEAKVEDGVLHLTIPKVEEKENVKKIEVK
- a CDS encoding TonB-dependent receptor, with the translated sequence MKKAFYLSLVLSSFLLAETIQVEKVTIEEEIRTEVPKSSEVDKSEVKFTRQQDLGEILFENIPEINLVRASAIGNDLILRGFKKDDVNVLIDGAKIYGGCPNRMDPPAMHISAAQIEKVSIKEGPFDVENFGSMGGSVDVKTKDPKIGKSATFSLIGGSYGYKKASFIGEAGDEKIKALIGISGEESDQYKDGDGKTLVEQQWDQLSQTDKNRYKKEYKDKKAYERRSLWTKFLVNPTDNQELRLSLYKDKATDVLYPAFQMDAQLDETTMANLEYSILNIAKFSKKLTLKTYYSDVKHDMGTEFREASNNPMLYRTHRVRSNIKGIKLENSFNAADILWKVGIDGSLRNWDGKCLREPDETVKQVRIPDVDTKNRAIFVKAVKKIDNLTLKFGARYDKTNVKANNLDDPTIASNAAIQNYFKDKDENDFNNFSANIVAKYMIDDESSIYFAIGQGIRVPDAQELYFIAYNPSKGGWVRQGNPDLKETKNREVDLGYERLIGDTSIKITGFYSDLKDYIYAYKISNGGGGSKLTWANIDAHIYGGDISIMSMLTDEFSLEAGVAYQRGKKDTQPTDTQKDKDLAQIPPLKGRVALNYDNGEYFARVEVLASAKYKNYDEDNGEREIGSWGVVNLKASKSLKENIDLNIGVDNLFDKTYAVNNTYAGRSLIGGATPLLINEPGRFIYANLDFRF
- a CDS encoding adenylosuccinate synthase, producing MKADLIVGIQWGDEGKGKIVDLLAQDYDIVCRYQGGHNAGHTIVVNGKKIALHLIPSGILNPKATNIIGNGVVVSPEALLKEMEQFDDLDGRLLISDKAHIIFKYHELIDKAREKLRGKNAIGTTGRGIGPAYSDKISRNGHRIGELKDIDKLLEKIEDYFRANEAYFKALDIKIPSSLELKKELEEYREKLLPYVADVTNYLWEIMELDEHKILLEGAQGSMLDIDHGTYPYVTSSNTIAAGACSGLGLSPKDIGKVIGIAKAYCTRVGNGPFPTEDFTEDGEKLRKQGAEFGTTTGRARRCGWFDAVAAKYACRLNGCDELAIMKLDVLDGFEKIKICTEYEYEGEKIDFVPSDLENVKPIYQELDGWESVEGIKDFKDLPIEAKEYIEIIEELTQTKVSIISTSPDRKDTILR
- the ciaB gene encoding invasion protein CiaB, translated to MKEKFYKDLQKLYEIVENEQKELERFYDIFDTKKSIIDTKLIDLEIVIDEFLTLLNLPIDNQSRLAAVYRIVNLREDSLTIVMKDSGFDEEDIIKAKEKAYLWVADFYIKRFEKIIEKIEKENLLTKFYRAIIYHTHQVGKEMSSWQSSWMAQIVNGVNRELYRLFNGDEEKIFELLNEKNLLDMGHEGEIGDRSYSVLRINNGKFERLSYAEAFEDEVKNVVKRIDEFIYELKKLKDEIFGLEDEWVDYLIKMKEAFLEKDPDKLIPKWAEVDRAWMKITSPIQIGHPLEYYEDHYRKAVALEWDIRIINPKFKTNKRKNYIEAAFKKLYLDTDKQNESIFKNSLENLNRVQLYIGRPLFWYGAEFNGLFSAQVVPNDEKVSKECGKKIFAYADMIYESQKSKPPMKITKEVFGKELTKKFRQILKNEDIWHKVYDITTIGHEYGHILWMDENSEALMNRSGQFKNVEEFKATTGGLISFFMFEEEDLWEYVLQDNIQRAVSLISWRETPEVLPYYIEALLHLQALFDTKIFEFDKKLKVNITKSKYEDLKEWYFSVYKELVRDFYLEKRDPKDFLDRFVIKKGNFYTSKDKKVAMFVEYYWNLYKKIGRVIEE